GAATTTTTCATGACGATCCCCAATGATTCGACGTGCAAGATTGATCCTTCCAATAATCCGTTCATTGAATGGTGTCAAACGAAGGGTCGGTTGGCGCGGCCCGAGATAATTTCCTTGTCGGTCAAATGATGCTACAACTATTGCCCAGGAAAGAGTGAGCGAAAATGATTGAAATAAAATTGTCCGGTCGAAGCAAAATCGCCTTGGCTGCTAGTTTGGTTCTCGCGGCGGTTGTCAGCGTCGGCGAACTCGACGCGGCGGCTAAAGCAGCCAAGCGGCGCGGCGCACCGGCGAAGAACGCCAACGCGCTTCAAGCGGCGTCGAAGACGAAGAGCGCCAAACCGGCACAGGCCTTCGAACTCGACTTCAAAGAATTCAAACTGGCGAACGGTCTCAGAGTATTGCTCGCCGAGAATCATAGCGCGCCGACCTTTTCGATTTGCGTCACCTACAACGTCGGCTCCCGCGACGAGCGGCCGGGACGCACCGGTTTCGCCCATTTGTTCGAGCATATGTTGTTTCAAGGTTCGACGAACGTCGGCAAGGGCGAGCATTTCATTTTGATCCAGCAAAACGGCGGCAGCGCCAACGGCACGACCAACCAGGACCGCACCAACTATTACGAAACCCTGCCGGCCAATCAATTGGAGCTGGGCATCTTTCTCGAAGCCGACCGCATGCGCGCGCCGGCGATCACCCAGGCGAACTTCGATAACCAGCGTGCCACCGTGCAAGAAGAACGGCGGCAAAATTACGACAACCGTCCGTACGGCAAGGTTTACGAAGCGGCGCTCGATCTGGTCTACGATAGTTTTCCCTACAAGCACTCGACCATCGGTTCGATGGACGATCTCAACGCCGCCACGGTGGCCGACGCCGAAAGTTTTTTCCGCACTTACTATGCACCCAACAACGCGGTGCTGACGCTGGTCGGCAACTTCAAAACCGAGCGCGCCTTGGCCTTGATCAAAAAATATTTCGAGAACATCCCAGCGCAAACGCCGCCGCCGGCGCCGGTAATCGATGAGCCCGAGCAAAAGGGCGAGCGGCGCAAAGTGCTCGAAGACGGCTTTGCCCAGACGCCGCGCCTGGATTGGGTCTACAAAATTCCCCCGGGCAACACCGCCGACTGGTACGCTCTGGAAGTGCTCGGCCATGTGTTGTCCAACGGCGTGTCGTCGCGCCTGTACCAAAAATTCGTCAAGGAAAAAGAATTGGCGATCAGCGTCAGCGCCGATGCCAGCGAACAACGCGGCCCGGCGTTGTTTTGGTTTAGCATCATGGCCCGGCCAACGACAGATTTAACCGAATTGGAAAAACTGTTGGCCGAGGAAATCAGCCGGGTGCAAGCGGCGCCGGTGAGCGCGGCGGAATTGAGCCGGGTGCGCATGCAGTTGCGGCGTCAGCGGGCGCAGCAGCTCTACAGTACCCGCGCGCAGGCCAACGCGCTCGGTCATTTCGCGGTGTATTACAACGATCCCGGTCTGATCAACAAAGTTTGGGATCGCTACGATCAAATTACCGCAGCGGAGATTCAAACAGCGGCGCAAAAATATTTTACCCCAACCAATCGTTCGGTGCTCACGACGATACCTAAGCCCGCCGCAGCGGCGGGCGCGCGTTAAGCTTAAGAACATGCACATGCTTAAAAAAAATTTCACGGCACTTTGTTTAGCGACGGCGTTGACCGGCGGCGCAGCGGCGCTCCATGGGCAGCAAAGCGCGCCGGTGGCGCCGAGCAAAGTCGAGCGCAAGGAGCTCGCGCCGGTGTCGCGCGAAGTTTTGCAGGTCAAACTGCCCAAGCCGGTGGAAGCGAAGTTGAAAAATGGTTTGACCGTGCTGATCTTCGAAGATCGGCGCGCGCCGTTCATCAATTTGCAGCTGCACATCGGCGGCGCCGGCGCGCTGTTCGAGCCGACCAACATGGCGGGCTTGGCGAGCAGCACGGCGCAAATGCTGCGCGAAGGCACGACGACAAAAACTAGTTTACAGCTCGCCGAAGAGATCGACCGGCTCGGCGCGTCGATCGGCGCCGGCGCGGCCTACGGATCG
The Deltaproteobacteria bacterium genome window above contains:
- a CDS encoding insulinase family protein; protein product: MIEIKLSGRSKIALAASLVLAAVVSVGELDAAAKAAKRRGAPAKNANALQAASKTKSAKPAQAFELDFKEFKLANGLRVLLAENHSAPTFSICVTYNVGSRDERPGRTGFAHLFEHMLFQGSTNVGKGEHFILIQQNGGSANGTTNQDRTNYYETLPANQLELGIFLEADRMRAPAITQANFDNQRATVQEERRQNYDNRPYGKVYEAALDLVYDSFPYKHSTIGSMDDLNAATVADAESFFRTYYAPNNAVLTLVGNFKTERALALIKKYFENIPAQTPPPAPVIDEPEQKGERRKVLEDGFAQTPRLDWVYKIPPGNTADWYALEVLGHVLSNGVSSRLYQKFVKEKELAISVSADASEQRGPALFWFSIMARPTTDLTELEKLLAEEISRVQAAPVSAAELSRVRMQLRRQRAQQLYSTRAQANALGHFAVYYNDPGLINKVWDRYDQITAAEIQTAAQKYFTPTNRSVLTTIPKPAAAAGAR